The Paenibacillus sp. FSL R7-0204 genome includes a region encoding these proteins:
- a CDS encoding response regulator transcription factor — protein MNKILVIDDEAALRDLIELVLRRENYEVRTAENGSAGLTTLDAFQPDLVVLDLMLPDCSGYDLCKEITKRQAVPVIMLSAKNEIIDKVLGLELGAEDYMTKPFDNRELLARIKVVLRRAQNSGLPADTEDTRITHEELTFDLETRVVQKGGVPVALTAKEFRILETLLKRPDKIYTRDELLEIVWGYDFMGDSRSVDMTIMRLRKKLEDDAENPKYIRTVYGFGYQLGGGSA, from the coding sequence ATGAACAAAATTCTCGTAATCGATGATGAAGCGGCTCTGCGGGACCTGATCGAGCTTGTGCTCCGCAGAGAGAATTATGAGGTGCGGACAGCGGAGAACGGAAGTGCGGGGCTTACGACCCTGGATGCTTTTCAGCCGGATCTGGTGGTACTGGATCTGATGCTGCCCGATTGCTCCGGCTATGACCTGTGCAAGGAGATCACCAAGCGGCAGGCGGTTCCTGTCATCATGCTGTCGGCCAAGAATGAGATTATAGATAAGGTCCTGGGGCTTGAGCTGGGGGCGGAGGATTACATGACCAAGCCGTTCGATAACCGGGAGCTTCTGGCGCGGATCAAAGTAGTGCTCCGGAGAGCCCAGAATAGCGGCCTGCCCGCAGATACTGAAGATACCCGGATCACTCATGAGGAGCTGACCTTCGATCTGGAGACCCGGGTGGTGCAGAAAGGCGGCGTTCCGGTGGCTCTGACGGCCAAGGAATTCCGGATTCTGGAGACCCTGCTGAAGCGCCCGGACAAAATCTATACCCGGGATGAGCTGCTGGAGATCGTCTGGGGCTATGACTTCATGGGCGACAGCCGCAGCGTGGATATGACGATTATGCGCTTAAGAAAGAAGCTGGAGGATGATGCCGAGAATCCGAAATACATCAGGACGGTC